One region of Camelina sativa cultivar DH55 chromosome 6, Cs, whole genome shotgun sequence genomic DNA includes:
- the LOC104790562 gene encoding uncharacterized protein LOC104790562 isoform X1 produces the protein MDEGREGEIEKKKNDEREVKEGVASIALLPCGSISGHFIQMPSSICYGLHGTELACETECSRGEDYRLIKLTVIDYNSKKEQTIVVECKGHDAARINDVEHAHGWEEDVIGLVEQKHGKKKVSVSFECETLKADKAAEDHIRQFMPKLAGLDAVINIGPMKISGLDFAAVEEL, from the exons ATGG ATGAAGGAAGAGAAGGtgagatagagaagaagaagaatgatgaaAGAGAAGTGAAGGAAGGAGTAGCATCAATAGCTTTGTTGCCATGCGGGTCTATCTCTGGTCATTTCATTCAAATGCCTAGCTCCATCTGTTATGGTCTCCATGGCACTG AACTGGCTTGTGAGACTGAATGCAGCCGCGGTGAGGATTATCGACTGATCAAACTCACTGTCATAGACTACAAT agtaagaaagaaCAAACAATTGTAGTGGAGTGCAAAGGCCACGATGCTGCTCGTATTAATGATGTCGAGCATGCTCACGG TTGGGAGGAAGATGTGATAGGATTAGTGGAACAAAAGCACGGGAAGAAGAAAGTTTCGGTTTCATTCGAGTGTGAGACATTGAAGGCAGATAAAGCAGCAGAGGACCATATCAGACAGTTTATGCCTAAATTAGCTGGACTTGACGCCGTTA TTAACATTGGACCAATGAAGATTTCTGGGCTTGATTTTGCTGCAGTGGAAGAGCTTTAA
- the LOC104790561 gene encoding uncharacterized protein LOC104790561 gives MLSIPDTRMWNLASSYLTGNVGPKHEIRRPVRPHAECSDDDASSVGSKDEGLECPICWESFNIVENVPYVLWCGHTMCKNCILGLQWAIVKLPTHPVQLPLFISCPWCNLLSFRLVFRGTLRFPHKNYFVLWMVERMNGERRNSPGRAQTDGNNDHTRETPSPCLHNRHHRSQPEPPGSVNDHRIPRDNIQTSLRKSLVFFVQLTAKFPLVVIFLLIILYAIPTSAAILAMYILVTILLALPSFLILYFAYPCLDWLVREIVT, from the coding sequence ATGTTATCCATCCCTGATACCAGAATGTGGAATTTAGCATCGAGTTATCTTACCGGAAACGTAGGACCGAAACACGAAATAAGAAGACCAGTTCGCCCTCATGCGGAATGTTCAGATGACGATGCATCTTCTGTAGGCAGTAAAGACGAAGGTCTCGAGTGTCCTATTTGCTGGGAATCATTTAACATTGTTGAAAACGTTCCTTACGTGCTATGGTGTGGGCACACAATGTGTAAAAACTGCATTTTGGGACTTCAATGGGCTATTGTGAAATTGCCTACTCACCCGGTTCAGCTTCCTCTATTCATTTCATGCCCATGGTGCAATCTATTGTCCTTCCGTCTTGTCTTTAGAGGAACCCTCAGGTTCCCTCATAAGAACTACTTTGTGCTTTGGATGGTCGAGAGGATGAATGGAGAGAGACGCAACTCACCCGGTAGAGCTCAAACAGATGGAAACAATGACCATACAAGGGAAACTCCATCTCCATGTCTCCACAATCGCCATCATCGCAGTCAACCTGAACCACCAGGCTCTGTTAACGATCATCGCATCCCCAGGGACAACATACAAACTTCATTGAGGAAGTCTCTGGTTTTCTTTGTCCAGTTGACAGCAAAGTTCCCATTGGTTGTTATATTTCTGCTGATAATACTCTATGCAATACCGACCAGTGCAGCCATATTGGCGATGTACATTCTAGTCACTATCTTGCTGGCTCTACCGTCGTTTCTCATCCTCTACTTCGCGTATCCTTGTCTCGACTGGCTTGTCCGAGAGATTGTCACATGA
- the LOC104790560 gene encoding short-chain dehydrogenase reductase 5-like, translating into MSGVRRLDGKIVIITGGASGIGAEAARLFTDHGAKVVIVDLQEELGQNVAVSIGLDKASFYRCDVTNETEVENAVKFTVEKHGKLDVLYNNAGILEQAGSFLDLDLERFDQTIAVNVRGAAAFIKHAARSMVASGTRGSIVCTTSVAAEIGGPGPHSYTASKHALLGLIRSACGGLGQYGIRVNGVAPYAVATGLTSINEETAKMVEGYCEATGNLKGVALKARHVAEAALFLASDESVYISGQNLAVDGGFSVVKLTI; encoded by the exons ATGTCGGGAGTAAG aaGGTTAGATGGCAAGATCGTAATCATAACAGGCGGAGCTAGCGGAATTGGAGCTGAAGCGGCTAGGTTGTTCACGGACCATGGAGCTAAAGTGGTCATCGTTGACTTACAAGAAGAGCTTGGTCAAAACGTTGCCGTTTCCATAGGGCTAGACAAAGCAAGTTTTTACCGTTGCGATGTAACGAACGAGACAGAAGTCGAGAACGCCGTCAAGTTCACCGTTGAAAAACATGGGAAGCTTGACGTTCTGTATAACAACGCCGGTATCTTGGAACAGGCCGGAAGCTTTCTTGATTTGGATCTTGAGCGCTTTGATCAAACGATCGCGGTCAACGTTCGCGGTGCGGCTGCTTTTATCAAACACGCGGCTCGTTCCATGGTAGCTAGTGGAACTCGTGGCTCAATCGTGTGTACGACGAGTGTTGCAGCCGAGATCGGTGGCCCGGGACCTCATAGTTACACGGCGTCTAAGCACGCGCTTCTCGGGCTGATTAGGTCAGCGTGTGGTGGGTTGGGGCAGTATGGTATTAGAGTCAACGGGGTTGCACCGTACGCGGTTGCGACGGGTTTGACTAGCATCAATGAGGAAACAGCGAAGATG GTTGAAGGATATTGTGAAGCTACTGGGAATCTCAAAGGTGTGGCGCTTAAAGCACGTCATGTGGCTGAAGCTGCTCTGTTTCTGGCTTCTGATGAATCTGTTTATATCAGCGGTCAGAATTTGGCGGTCGATGGTGGGTTTAGCGTCGTTAAGCTCACCATCTAG
- the LOC104790562 gene encoding uncharacterized protein LOC104790562 isoform X2, which translates to MDEGREGEIEKKKNDEREVKEGVASIALLPCGSISGHFIQMPSSICYGLHGTELACETECSRGEDYRLIKLTVIDYNSKKEQTIVVECKGHDAARINDVEHAHGWEEDVIGLVEQKHGKKKVSVSFECETLKADKAAEDHIRQFMPKLAGLDALTLDQ; encoded by the exons ATGG ATGAAGGAAGAGAAGGtgagatagagaagaagaagaatgatgaaAGAGAAGTGAAGGAAGGAGTAGCATCAATAGCTTTGTTGCCATGCGGGTCTATCTCTGGTCATTTCATTCAAATGCCTAGCTCCATCTGTTATGGTCTCCATGGCACTG AACTGGCTTGTGAGACTGAATGCAGCCGCGGTGAGGATTATCGACTGATCAAACTCACTGTCATAGACTACAAT agtaagaaagaaCAAACAATTGTAGTGGAGTGCAAAGGCCACGATGCTGCTCGTATTAATGATGTCGAGCATGCTCACGG TTGGGAGGAAGATGTGATAGGATTAGTGGAACAAAAGCACGGGAAGAAGAAAGTTTCGGTTTCATTCGAGTGTGAGACATTGAAGGCAGATAAAGCAGCAGAGGACCATATCAGACAGTTTATGCCTAAATTAGCTGGACTTGACGCC TTAACATTGGACCAATGA
- the LOC104790565 gene encoding pentatricopeptide repeat-containing protein At3g29290-like, which yields MGDVWLSSVSITATLNQLDCGCYSIGKRSCLWRTFHWSLSHSLDFALTMKPKQRRLGVKMESFSLATPRMRFRKVSSELDRSFNGENVVFGSELEAEHGLRERGCDLLVENGLEEKPVVARNMIHFLEERNEEMLSKRLLKLSRLDKVRSALELFDSMRYLGLQPTAHACNSFLSCLLRNGDIQKAFTVFEFMKKKENVTGHTYSLMLKAVAQVKGCDSALRMFRELERDRKHKSCFDVILYNTAISLCGRINNVYETERIWRVMKGDGHIGTEITYSLLVSIFVRCGRSELALDAYDEMVYNNISAREDAMYAMISACTKEENWDLALKIFQSMLKKQMKPNLVACNSLINSLGKAGKVGLVFKVYSVAKSLGHKADEYTWNALLTALYKANRYEDVLQLFDMVRSENLCCLNEYLYNTAMVSCQKLGYWEKAVKLLYEMEGSGLTVSTSSYNLVISACEKSRKSKVALLVYQHMAQRDCKPNTFTYLSLVRSCIWGSLWNEVEDILEMEPDVSLYNAAIHGMCLRREFKFAKELYVKMREMGLEPDGKTRAMMLQNLKKHQK from the exons ATGGGAGATGTCTGGTTGAGTTCTGTCTCCATCACTGCTACATTGAATCAATTGGATTGTGGATGTTATTCAATTGGGAAGAGGAGTTGTTTATGGAGAACTTTTCATTGGTCTTTGAGTCACTCATTGGACTTTGCATTGACCATGAAGCCGAAACAAAGGCGTCTTGGTGTAAAAATGGAGTCTTTTTCTTTGGCGACACCAAGAATGCGTTTCAGGAAGGTGAGTAGTGAATTAGACAGATCTTTCAACGGTGAAAATGTGGTTTTTGGTTCGGAGTTGGAGGCTGAACatggattgagagagagaggttgcgATTTATTGGTTGAAAATGGGTTAGAAGAGAAGCCTGTAGTGGCTAGGAATATGATACATTTTCTGGAGGAAAGGAACGAAGAGATGTTATCCAAGAGACTTCTGAAACTTAGCAGGTTGGATAAAGTTAGAAGCGCATTGGAGTTGTTTGATTCTATGAGATACTTGGGTTTACAACCCACTGCTCATGCGTGTAACTCTTTTCTCTCGTGCCTTTTGAGGAATGGAGATATTCAGAAAGCTTTTACCGTCTTTGAGTTcatgaagaaaaaggagaatgtTACAGGGCACACGTATAGCTTGATGTTGAAAGCTGTTGCACAGGTTAAGGGTTGTGATTCTGCACTAAGAATGTTTAGAGAACTAGAAAGGGATCGGAAACATAAGAGTTGTTTTGATGTGATTCTATATAACACCGCCATTTCTCTATGTGGACGAATAAACAATGTGTATGAGACAGAGAGAATATGGAGAGTTATGAAAGGTGATGGCCATATTGGAACAGAGATTACATATTCTCTACTTGTTAGCATTTTTGTTCGGTGTGGGAGAAGCGAATTAGCCCTTGATGCATATGATGAGATGGTTTACAATAACATATCTGCGAGAGAGGATGCAATGTATGCGATGATAAGCGCGTGTACAAAGGAGGAAAACTGGGACTTGGCCTTAAAGATATTTCAGAGTATGTTAAAGAAACAGATGAAGCCTAATCTTGTAGCGTGCAATAGTTTGATAAATTCTCTGGGAAAGGCAGGCAAAGTCGGATTGGTGTTTAAGGTTTACAGTGTTGCAAAATCTTTGGGGCATAAAGCGGACGAGTACACATGGAATGCACTGCTCACGGCTTTATACAAAGCAAACCGATATGAGGATGTTCTTCAGCTGTTTGATATGGTAAGAAGCGAAAACCTGTGCTGTCTGAATGAATATTTGTACAACACAGCTATGGTTTCATGCCAAAAGCTTGGGTATTGGGAGAAAGCTGTGAAGCTTTTGTATGAAATGGAAGGTTCAGGGTTGACAGTTTCAACTTCATCATATAATCTGGTGATAAGCGCTTGCGAGAAATCAAGGAAATCGAAAGTTGCATTGCTAGTATATCAGCACATGGCTCAAAGAGATTGTAAGCCAAACACGTTTACTTATCTGTCGCTTGTAAGGAGTTGTATTTGGGGTTCCCTTTGGAACGAGGTTGAAGATATCCTAGAG ATGGAACCTGATGTGTCGCTTTACAACGCAGCTATACATGGGATGTGTTTAAGACGCGAGTTCAAGTTTGCAAAAGAGTTGTATGTCAAAATGAGAGAGATGGGTTTGGAACCGGACGGCAAAACCCGAGCTATGATGTTACAGAACTTAAAGAAacaccaaaaataa